CCCCGGCCCTGATCGCCAAGTACCGCCAGTCGGCCGCCAACTTCGCCCGCGTCGTCGAAGCTCATCCAGAGGTCGTCAGCGGCTACGCCAGCTTCAGGGTGGCCCGGCTGATCCGCCGCCTTCCGGCCCGCGGCCTGCTCCGCGAGGCCGCCCGCCTCGCCGCCCTCAGCCGCCTGCTGCCCTCACGGGCCCGCGCCTTCGCCATGCGCCTCTACCGCGCCGCCCTCTACGCCGAGGTGGTCTGATGCAGGCCTATTCCGCCGACCGCTCCCTGCGCGGCAAGCTGCGTCGCCGCTACACCCGCCTGGCCTTCCGCAAGCCCCTGCGGCTGTCGCTCGACCGGCCGATGATCACCTTCAGTTTCGACGACGTCCCCGCCACCGCCGCCCTCGCCGGCGCCCGGGTTCTGGAGGCGGCCGGCCTGCGCGGGACCTTCTACATCTGCGCCGGCCTCGAGGACGGCGACGGGCCCATGGGCCGCTACGGCTCCTCGGAGGACGCCCGCCGTCTCGCCGCCGCCGGCCATGAGGTCGCCTGCCACACCTTCAGCCACCTCGACTGCGGCCAGGCCGACCAACAGGCCATCGCCGCCGACGTGGCCCGCAACGGCCTCGCCCTGGCGATGCGCGGCGCCCCCGATCCGGTCAGCTTCGCCTACCCCTACGGCGATGTCTCCTTCGCCGCCAAGAAGGCGCTCGGCGGCCGCTTCAAGACCCTGCGCACCGTGCAGGCCGGCCTTGTCACCGACGGCGCTGACGCCAACCAGCTGCCCGCTGTCGGCATCGAGGGCGAGGCCGGCGAGGCCGACGCCCTGCGCTGGATGGACGAAGCGGCCCGCCGCAAGGCCTGGCTGATCCTCTACACCCACGATGTCGCCGCAAGGCCGTCGGCCTGGGGCTGCACGCCCGAGGCTCTGGCGCGGCTGGCGGAACGGGCGAAGTCGAAATTCGAAGTGGTGACAATGGCGCAAGGGGCTGCGCGGGCGGGGCTGTAAGCCCTTAGCGAAGCGCCATTATAGCAAGTTTCGAAGAAACGGTCTGTCGTAAGGTATTGTTTGTAATGATTTTTTGTTGCGACGAGGCCGGCCGCTTATGGGTGATCGCGTCCGTATCGAGACGGGATTTTGCCGGGGAAGTGTGGGTGGTGGTGACGGGGTACGGACTGGTCCCTGCATGAGGCTGTCGCCCTCGCCCAAGGGACAGAGGGGACACGCTGATTTGCCATGGCCGCCCGCGCCCGGTCGCGCACCGGCGGTGCAGGGCAAATCAACCTGTCCCCGTTTGCCGTAGATGAATATGTCTAGGCTGTAGGGACGATTTAATCATTTGAGCCAGAGCATGATGCAGGCGAGCTTTACGAAGCCCATGAAGGTTTGGGCGAGCTTGTCGTAGCGGGTGGCGATGCGCCGGCAGTGCTTGATGCGGCTGAAGAAGCGCTCGATGCGGTTGCGCTCTTTATAGATGTCCTTGTCGTAGCTGTGCTTGCGCAGGCGATTGCGGCGCGGCGGCACGACCGGATCACCACCTTGCTCGATGACCTTCGCGTAGAGGGGGTGGGAGTCATAGGCCTTGTCGGCGATGAGATGCTGGGCGGCCAGTCCGTCGATCAGATCGCTGGCCGGAGCCACGTCATTCTGCTGTCCTGGGCCGAGCATCAGCCGGATCGGCAGACCCAGGGCGTCTACGCCGGCGTGGATTTTGGTGCCGAATCCGCCGCGAGAACGGCCAAGCGCCTGGGCGTCCGGGCCCCCCTTTTTCGCCGCGCTCCAGCGGCTTGGGCGTGGGCCCGAATGACCGTGGCGTCGAGCATCACCCATTCCAGGTCAGGGTCCGCCGCCACCGCCGCAAAGATCTTGTCCAGCACGCCCTTCTCGACCCACCGGTAGTATCGCTTCTTGGCTCGTTCAACGGGCCCAAAGCGCTCGGGCAGATCCTTCCACCGGGCCCCCGAACGGGCCATCCACAACAGGGCGTCGATGAACAGACGCCCGTTGCTGCGCGGGCCCCGCTTGCCCTTGCGCCCACCTGGCACAAACGGCTCGATCCGAGCCCACTGATCGTCCCGCAGAACCTCGCCTTCCAAGGCCGCCTCCAAAAAGCAGCTTTGAATCAGAACCCGGAATCCATGGGAATCCTAAATCGTCCCTACAGCCTAGACATATTCGATGGCTGTCATCGTACGGCGCTGACGGTGACGGTCATCCGGCCGCGCCGGAAGACAGTCACCGCCGAGTCCTACTCCTGATCCCGGTCCGGAAGGGCCAGTTTCACGGCCAGAGCGACGAAGATCATCCAGCGCATGTCGTTGTAGGAGACGGCGAAGCTCTCGGTCAGGGTGGTCAGGCTGTAGATGATCAGGAACGGCAGGGCGAGGTAGGCGCCCTTCTCGCGGAACACCGAGACGATCGCCGCCCCCATGGTCTGCAGGTAGAACAGGCCCCAGGCGATGAGGCCGGCATAGCCCATGCCCAGCCACTGTTCGAGCCAGGCGTTGTGGGCGTGGCTGGCCTTGAAGCCGGCTTCCTTGGTGATCCATGACAGGGGTCCCCAGCCGGACTTGTCGTCCCAGACGGCGCTGTAGCCATAGCCGGTCCAGGGCCGCTCCTCGATCTGGCGCCAGACGGCGGCCCAGATCTTGGTGCGGCCGGTCAGGGTGGCATCCTTGCCGAGCAGGCCGAGGAAGACGTCGGAGGCG
The nucleotide sequence above comes from Caulobacter sp. NIBR1757. Encoded proteins:
- a CDS encoding polysaccharide deacetylase family protein produces the protein MQAYSADRSLRGKLRRRYTRLAFRKPLRLSLDRPMITFSFDDVPATAALAGARVLEAAGLRGTFYICAGLEDGDGPMGRYGSSEDARRLAAAGHEVACHTFSHLDCGQADQQAIAADVARNGLALAMRGAPDPVSFAYPYGDVSFAAKKALGGRFKTLRTVQAGLVTDGADANQLPAVGIEGEAGEADALRWMDEAARRKAWLILYTHDVAARPSAWGCTPEALARLAERAKSKFEVVTMAQGAARAGL
- a CDS encoding IS5 family transposase (programmed frameshift) — translated: MEGEVLRDDQWARIEPFVPGGRKGKRGPRSNGRLFIDALLWMARSGARWKDLPERFGPVERAKKRYYRWVEKGVLDKIFAAVAADPDLEWVMLDATVIRAHAQAAGARPKKGGPDAQALGRSRGGFGTKIHAGVDALGLPIRLMLGPGQQNDVAPASDLIDGLAAQHLIADKAYDSHPLYAKVIEQGGDPVVPPRRNRLRKHSYDKDIYKERNRIERFFSRIKHCRRIATRYDKLAQTFMGFVKLACIMLWLK